TTTGATATTGCTAAAGGATTAACCTGGCCGGAAGCCTATGATATGGCTCTATCCAGAAAGGTTGATGCCTTGCCAGCAATATCAAAGACAGAAGAAAGAAAAGTGCATTTTCTTTTTTCTAAACCCTATTTCTATTTCAAACGTGTTATTGTGATCCGTGATACGGATAGTAGCATTGCAGATATTGATGATTTGGCAGGATTAACGGTTGCAGTGCAAAGAAATAGTTCACATCACAGCTATCTGTTATCTTATCCAAATATAAATTTAAGTTTATATGATTCTGTTGAAGCAGCATTAGCATCAGTGGCAAGTGGTACAGAAAAAGCCTTCGTGGGCAATCTTGCTACTACAAGCTATCTGGTGCGCTTACATGCTCTGACCAATTTGAAATTTATCGTATTCGAAGCAGAAAAAGAACAAGCTCTGTATTTTGCTG
This genomic window from Atribacterota bacterium contains:
- a CDS encoding transporter substrate-binding domain-containing protein translates to MRRIHYLLLLFITIITFLIIPCVAICYTAENTMDWTEAEINFITAHPVIHLAVDPKFIPFEFFDEDEEYKGIAADYLSLISERTGLKFDIAKGLTWPEAYDMALSRKVDALPAISKTEERKVHFLFSKPYFYFKRVIVIRDTDSSIADIDDLAGLTVAVQRNSSHHSYLLSYPNINLSLYDSVEAALASVASGTEKAFVGNLATTSYLVRLHALTNLKFIVFEAEKEQALYFAVRKD